In Hominilimicola fabiformis, the following proteins share a genomic window:
- the ytvI gene encoding sporulation integral membrane protein YtvI, protein MKLKKNWVKIVLFVLGVVILAVAAYICLPKILQLLGFLVKLFLPFLLGYLFSMAVNPLADTLQKRLKIPRGLSAVLVIVLIVGIFGGVLTFAIWKIVDEGRMLYTQFPTIYENIQNSTKALGEKWSVVYMNLPSNIQQAITSAGETISSKAAEFINMKSTPMVDYAGNFAKALPSVFIGIVVFILSSYFMVSENKTVMSTVQGVFSPKFVDRLNLIKTELKKYLGGYIKVQGILMCIAFAIMFIGLSILDIEYALLIALGIAFLDALPFFGSGLVLWPWSLISFLNGNIKLGVGLIVIYAAVALMRHFTEPKLVSSRIGMNPILTLMSMYIGYRTLSIGGMILGPIILMLIISFYKAGVFDAPIRLLKRIGRFIKEQCLLFKDFVINLMGSDWNE, encoded by the coding sequence ATGAAACTGAAAAAAAATTGGGTGAAAATTGTACTGTTTGTATTGGGGGTTGTGATATTGGCTGTGGCGGCATATATATGTCTGCCTAAAATATTGCAGCTGTTAGGTTTTCTTGTTAAGTTGTTTTTGCCGTTTTTGCTCGGCTATCTGTTCTCAATGGCGGTAAATCCGCTTGCGGATACATTGCAGAAACGGCTGAAAATACCGCGAGGACTGTCGGCGGTGCTTGTAATAGTACTGATAGTCGGAATTTTTGGTGGTGTTCTCACATTTGCAATATGGAAAATTGTTGATGAAGGACGAATGTTATATACGCAGTTTCCGACTATTTACGAAAACATTCAAAACAGTACAAAGGCACTGGGCGAAAAATGGTCTGTTGTGTATATGAATTTGCCGAGCAACATTCAACAGGCGATTACTTCGGCAGGTGAAACTATTTCAAGCAAAGCCGCTGAATTTATCAATATGAAGTCAACGCCTATGGTTGATTATGCGGGCAATTTTGCAAAGGCTTTGCCGAGCGTGTTTATAGGTATAGTCGTTTTTATCTTGTCATCGTATTTTATGGTTTCGGAAAACAAAACCGTTATGTCGACTGTGCAGGGCGTGTTCAGTCCTAAATTTGTGGACAGGCTGAATCTTATAAAGACGGAATTGAAAAAGTATCTCGGCGGTTATATTAAAGTGCAGGGAATACTTATGTGTATCGCGTTTGCGATTATGTTTATCGGACTGAGTATACTTGATATTGAGTATGCACTTCTTATTGCGTTAGGTATTGCGTTCTTGGACGCATTGCCATTCTTCGGCAGCGGTCTTGTTTTGTGGCCGTGGTCGCTTATTTCGTTTTTGAACGGCAATATTAAACTCGGAGTTGGTCTGATTGTTATATATGCCGCAGTTGCGCTTATGCGACATTTTACCGAACCGAAACTTGTAAGCTCAAGAATAGGTATGAATCCGATATTGACGCTTATGTCTATGTATATCGGTTACAGAACGCTTAGTATCGGCGGTATGATTTTAGGCCCGATAATACTTATGCTGATAATCAGTTTTTATAAAGCGGGTGTGTTTGACGCACCGATAAGACTTTTAAAGAGAATAGGCAGATTTATAAAAGAACAGTGCCTATTGTTCAAAGATTTTGTTATTAATTTAATGGGGAGTGACTGGAATGAGTAA
- the metG gene encoding methionine--tRNA ligase, producing MSKEKFYITTAIAYTSKKPHIGNTYEIVLTDAIARFNRFIGKDVFFLTGTDEHGQKIQEIAENEGITPKQHVDKIAGQIKDIADMLNISYDKFIRTTDDYHVKAVQQIFKKLYDQGDIYKSEYEGWYCTPCESFWTETQLVDGKCPDCGREVKKAKEEAYFFKMSKYQDKLMEYIESHPEFIQPESRKNEMVNNFLKPGLQDLCVSRTSFTWGIPVEFDPGHIVYVWIDALSNYITALGYTPEEKGELYNKYWPADVHIIGKDILRFHTIYWPIMLMALGEPLPKQVFGHPWMLVGDEKMSKSRGNVIYAEDLVKHFGVDAVRYYSLHEMPFAQDGTITYEVFISRFNSDLANTLGNLVNRTVAMINKYFDGEIQSGDVHGDFDDDLKAVATGAIDKIIKKMNTLHVADSMDEIWKVVDRANKYIDETTPWVLAKNEDDKPRLGTVLYNLVETIRIIAALLSSYMPETSKKIAEQIGADDLSFESTKTFGETKAGTKVGEAVPLFQRIDAEKKLAELEEEFGQPEEEKIEIAPYKDYIEFEEFEKLDIRVGKVLECEKVPKSSKLLRFTLQVGSETRQILSGIAKFHKPEELIGKNVLFVANLKPRKMMGLESCGMILSAEFEDKLTVLTTLNDIQSGAEIV from the coding sequence ATGAGTAAAGAAAAGTTTTATATTACTACTGCCATTGCGTACACTTCAAAGAAACCTCATATAGGTAATACATATGAGATAGTTCTTACGGACGCAATAGCACGTTTTAACAGATTTATAGGAAAGGATGTATTTTTCCTTACAGGTACTGACGAACACGGTCAGAAGATACAGGAAATCGCTGAAAATGAGGGTATAACACCGAAACAGCACGTTGATAAGATTGCGGGACAAATTAAGGATATTGCCGATATGCTTAATATCAGCTATGATAAATTTATCCGTACAACCGACGATTATCACGTTAAGGCTGTTCAGCAGATTTTTAAAAAGCTTTATGATCAAGGTGATATTTATAAGAGTGAATATGAAGGTTGGTACTGTACACCTTGTGAATCATTCTGGACTGAAACACAGCTTGTAGACGGTAAGTGTCCTGATTGCGGCAGAGAAGTTAAAAAGGCTAAGGAAGAGGCCTATTTCTTCAAGATGAGCAAGTATCAGGACAAGCTTATGGAATACATCGAGTCACACCCTGAATTTATTCAACCTGAATCACGTAAGAATGAGATGGTTAATAACTTCCTAAAGCCGGGATTGCAGGATTTGTGCGTGTCAAGAACAAGCTTTACATGGGGTATTCCTGTTGAGTTTGACCCTGGACATATTGTGTACGTGTGGATTGACGCACTTTCAAACTATATTACGGCCCTTGGTTATACACCGGAAGAAAAGGGCGAATTGTATAATAAGTATTGGCCTGCCGATGTGCATATTATCGGTAAGGATATTCTTCGTTTCCATACAATTTATTGGCCGATTATGCTTATGGCATTGGGCGAGCCACTTCCGAAACAGGTGTTCGGACACCCTTGGATGCTTGTCGGTGATGAAAAGATGAGTAAGTCAAGAGGTAACGTAATTTATGCGGAGGACCTTGTAAAGCATTTCGGTGTTGACGCGGTAAGATATTATTCACTTCACGAAATGCCTTTCGCACAAGACGGTACAATCACTTATGAAGTGTTTATCAGCCGATTTAACAGTGACCTTGCAAATACACTTGGCAATCTTGTAAACAGAACTGTTGCAATGATTAATAAGTATTTTGACGGTGAAATTCAGAGCGGTGACGTACACGGTGATTTTGATGATGATTTGAAAGCTGTTGCAACAGGTGCGATTGATAAGATTATTAAGAAGATGAATACACTTCACGTTGCGGATAGTATGGATGAAATCTGGAAAGTTGTTGACAGAGCGAATAAGTATATTGACGAAACAACTCCATGGGTGCTTGCAAAGAATGAAGACGATAAGCCAAGATTGGGTACAGTGCTTTATAATCTTGTTGAAACAATCAGAATTATTGCGGCATTGTTAAGCTCGTATATGCCTGAAACATCAAAGAAAATCGCCGAACAAATCGGTGCAGATGATTTGAGCTTTGAAAGTACAAAGACATTCGGTGAAACAAAGGCGGGTACAAAAGTAGGAGAGGCTGTTCCGCTGTTCCAAAGAATTGACGCAGAAAAGAAACTTGCCGAACTTGAAGAAGAATTCGGTCAGCCGGAAGAAGAAAAGATTGAAATTGCACCGTATAAAGATTATATCGAGTTTGAAGAATTTGAAAAACTTGATATTCGTGTCGGTAAGGTACTTGAATGCGAAAAAGTGCCAAAGTCATCAAAACTTCTTAGATTTACTTTGCAAGTCGGAAGTGAAACAAGACAAATTCTTTCCGGTATAGCAAAGTTCCATAAGCCTGAAGAATTAATCGGTAAAAATGTGTTGTTTGTTGCAAACTTGAAACCGAGAAAGATGATGGGACTTGAATCTTGCGGTATGATTTTGTCAGCCGAATTTGAAGATAAGCTTACTGTTTTGACTACTCTTAATGATATTCAAAGCGGTGCTGAAATCGTATAA
- the ilvC gene encoding ketol-acid reductoisomerase has product MAKTLDHEAKVFYESDCNLGLLKGKTIAIIGYGSQGHAHALNLKDSGCDVIIGLYEGSKSWSKAEKQGLKVYTSAEAAKKADIIMILINDEKQADLYKNEIEPNLEPGNMLMFAHGFNIHFGTIVPPADVDVTMIAPKGPGHTVRSEYLEGKGVPCLIAVEQDATGKAQDLALAYALGIGGARAGVLETTFRTETETDLFGEQAVLCGGVTALMQAGFETLVEAGYDPRNAYFECIHEMKLIVDLIYQSGFKGMRYSISNTAEYGDYVTGPKIVTAETKKAMKKVLSDIQDGSFAKEFLLDMSPAGRQVHFKAMRKIAGEHQLEQVGEEIRKLYSWNSEDDKLINN; this is encoded by the coding sequence ATGGCAAAAACATTAGACCATGAAGCAAAAGTATTTTATGAAAGCGATTGTAATCTTGGACTACTAAAGGGCAAGACTATCGCAATTATCGGCTACGGTTCACAAGGTCACGCTCACGCACTAAACCTAAAGGACTCTGGCTGCGATGTAATCATCGGTCTTTATGAAGGTAGTAAGTCATGGAGCAAGGCTGAAAAGCAAGGCTTGAAAGTATATACATCAGCAGAGGCTGCAAAGAAGGCTGACATCATCATGATTCTTATCAACGATGAAAAGCAAGCTGACTTGTACAAGAACGAAATCGAACCAAATCTTGAACCGGGCAATATGCTTATGTTTGCTCACGGTTTCAACATTCACTTCGGAACAATCGTTCCTCCTGCAGACGTTGACGTTACAATGATCGCTCCTAAGGGTCCTGGTCACACAGTACGTTCAGAATATCTTGAAGGTAAGGGTGTTCCTTGTCTAATCGCTGTTGAACAAGACGCAACAGGTAAGGCACAGGATTTAGCACTTGCTTACGCTTTGGGTATCGGTGGTGCAAGAGCCGGTGTTCTTGAAACAACATTCAGAACAGAAACAGAAACAGACCTATTCGGTGAACAGGCAGTTCTTTGCGGCGGTGTTACAGCTCTTATGCAAGCAGGTTTTGAAACACTTGTTGAAGCAGGTTATGACCCAAGAAACGCTTACTTTGAGTGTATCCACGAAATGAAACTTATCGTTGACCTTATTTACCAAAGCGGTTTCAAGGGTATGAGATACTCAATTTCTAATACTGCTGAATACGGTGACTATGTAACAGGTCCTAAGATTGTTACTGCTGAAACAAAGAAGGCTATGAAGAAAGTTCTTTCTGATATTCAAGACGGTTCATTCGCTAAGGAATTCCTACTTGATATGTCACCTGCAGGCCGTCAAGTTCACTTCAAGGCTATGAGAAAGATTGCAGGAGAACATCAACTTGAACAAGTCGGTGAAGAAATCCGTAAGCTTTATAGCTGGAACAGCGAAGATGATAAGCTTATCAATAACTAA